A single genomic interval of Drosophila virilis strain 15010-1051.87 chromosome 2, Dvir_AGI_RSII-ME, whole genome shotgun sequence harbors:
- the Mical gene encoding F-actin-monooxygenase Mical isoform X2 — protein sequence MSRQHQRHHQQQLQQQQQQQQQQQLLTAQQQQQQALLMAEHAAAAEAAELFDLLCVATTMRQILALHRAMCEAVGLRPSPLNDFYPKLKAKVRSWKAQALWKKFDARAAHRVYGKGNACTGTRVLVIGAGPCGLRTAIEAQLLGAKVVVLEKRDRITRNNVLHLWPFVITDLRNLGAKKFYGKFCAGSIDHISIRQLQCMLLKVALLLGVEIHEGVGFDHPVEPSGDGTGWHAAVTPADHAVSNYEFDVLIGADGKRNMLDFRRKEFRGKLAIAITANFINKKTEAEAKVEEISGVAFIFNQAFFKELYSRTGIDLENIVYYKDETHYFVMTAKKHSLIDKGVIIEDMADPAELLAPANVDTQKLHDYAREAAEFSTQYQMPNLEFAVNHYGKPDVAMFDFTSMFAAEMSCRALVRKGCRLLQCLVGDSLLEPFWPTGSGCARGFLSSMDAAYAIKLWSNPQNSTLGVLAQRESIYRLLNQTTPDTLQRDISAYTVDPATRYPNLNRESVNSWQVKHLIDTDDPSILEQTFMDTHAIQLPHVETPGRRKRRSGDTLPQGATLLRWISAQLAAFQFAADLKEPSDVFRNGRVLCALINRYRPDLIDYAATKDMSPLECNELAFAVLERELHIDRVMSAKQSLELTDVESRIWLNYMDQICELFRGEIPHIKHPKMDFSDLRQKYRINHTHAPPDFSKLLQTKAKAKSPMQDAVDVPTTVQRRSVLEEERAKRQRRHEQLLNSGGVAAGAAAASSAGSSNLQQAQSDTPRRSKKRRQADKTANIEERQQRLQEIEENRHDRMSRRRQQRFHQTQNFYKSLQLLQAGKLLREGDGVAEGVAEDGTPFEDYSIFLYRQQAPVFNDRVKELERKLLFPDRERGDIPSAVPRNAADEQFSDRIKNMEQRMTARAGHGSDKKPKDLMRAIGKIDSTDWNVREIEKKIELSKKTEIHGPKGREKVPKWSKEQFQARQHKMSKPQRQDSREAEKFKEIDTTLKNLDKQLKEGHNLDVGERGRNKVASIAGQFVKKDETNSDEKNASSNATTNTNNTVIPKSSSKVALAFKKQAASEKCRFCKQTVYLMEKTTVEGLVLHRNCLKCHHCHTNLRLGGYAFDRDDPQGRFYCTQHFRLPPKPMPQRVSKARRSAAAQPVSPAAQQTPAAGAAAAADAVQAMDTTPARDQVDLLETSRAPASADAMSDDEANVIDEHEWSGRNFLPESNNDSQSELSSSDESDTESDSEMFEEADDSPFGAQTLQLASDWIGKQYCEDSDDSDDFYDSSEGIADDGKDDTEGEEFKKARELRREEVRLQPLPVNLPTDTETEKLKLNVENKENVERGSIKSANSFESAQSQPSTPVAPPTRAQVEQLERNAPRKFSSEIEAISEKLYHLNNMVKMNKDLEVLAKENLVKSDILRKLTLKEKWLAENAAIAAGMASPMKTPIAAAAATATAPPKSKFDEKYEKVVSPPQAVVEPKPKPVIDFNLEELKPRKPNFEERPKELLKKPESLKKPAQLSPKPERKSSANVSRSSSMKSNASSKSSPRPRKKVPLPNDNRMQIERILGTVKKLQRQHSSDQDEEMDIDDDADADSQTNTQMSSKLKEIGASSFAGTMDHIKSQLVMPTVHTANVDLSKYFPNQKEEKSSSGNTNKNQKTLKDVDLAKYFPSSPAPQRRAVDTVAERLKKSQTEASIPQSQVAQEPKDAHSKTETKTKPVPPKRQASLNTFSLRDHQLDGALDLSKKKTPVKVATVSKTPSKTTSATTLAKATTTPKGKIKIIKKIVPKGTKAKKAAAAAAAAVGPESKPEKQPPRDEAERILDEILADGESRSPSSDYQKLFNDEKSPSDLSDKIERILEETGLDLELGLPRRNSKKLLKTKSLGEGDFDLQPKRLSGVQNILKRFESMSSVNSQQSDEQASFKLRRMESSTSNMSSLNRSRESLVSASDSMSDLERTMDYLRNEWRNEATNFLQKKRDRFFAQKEEQQKQLEIKPEPARGHELPVQYRDSKLAKFFGLASRKSPEKRKSPIKKEKSPSKKRTSPNKSQKTAKANNSLEELAKISNARQAKQAQKSPAKVAGGTVNKIERKIEVRPAKPATPVPDDFEILDLLDKATAAKELERSQTKSPLVEEVPQQTINEAVNIETETPPTRPVVEDIKNLPKTGCDKSLNSSRRGSQSSLVLSRRQSDISLTEKLNLDALEALHSIEMERNVEHVDEVFQSMVEAMDQTPDNVVDDDVDADSLCTTISKSPSAQPITVVKRGSSEEQSIEKLFGNFSDEMLVNVEFDSNDELIGITPSVNPIAGSSEERDIVDKLDSLERDEIPMSRMEEPNRFINKENAGVDEVDSAHFPARPQRRQKSSSSSSEPTLPVAPQRLKKKLAKLDPENMPPSVQDLLQQLHVKTLQPEKEKLQSGAAEETLKFPRLLQEEDVVDHVEKETPKPKENGLNKVKSGRIPEILIEQPQSSLTKSAGSQNNSIKSENSSHSSLNEAPKLVTPPKVRSKENSLDWDMEKLPASPMPRRKQPLIPTSKEGSLEWDMEKLPNSPMAPRRRLPTSKQYDVSPSSSIQLLNNLSSLDDDAERAEERLIQEFERERRQALLKRDESFEAAAAEQRRRDSQQSSSNSSGNNSNGKRNLPPPTPPQTSVRRGTTQASSSRRESTKREGTPPMFKKLDLGDDSNSTIGSTSASTRRSSFAFIELQDNKPVIVPMPKKLHLPKLEAPKYVPEVSADDEPVPEVFKDRVWPNQHITGVHPDSEDEDEEQELKNKLPEYARSDSPPCAAFENRQWPDGKTIFEQSQRSDSLEADDVLSLLKSKRSSNKRFNNKPRSQSPQPFKPLAASSRQESKSFSDLKTGAPASASMQSLSARSSQDTDTRSTTATVATSRPLSYVNYDESVDASMRALLDRSKRLHNRKRDFVNERVVERNPYMRDVIRSTERTKDYDFEPDEELSSYRPRHYTSSMPAKATPTTSRFPSSISNYARSPAPRSTYDYLSNVGNSSDYLSRRPYSALGPTSTSSFYPSTAATSSTHLTDLFRRRSPASMSSYGRSDYGLPASKESRRLNYYLY from the exons ATGAGCCGCCAGCATCAGcggcaccaccagcagcagctgcagcaacaacagcagcagcagcaacagcaacagctgctgacggcacaacagcagcaacaacaggcgCTGCTGATGGCAGAACATGCCGCCGCCGCGGAGGCCGCCGAGCTGTTCGATCTGCTTTGTGTGGCAACCACAATGCGCCAAATATTGGCTCTGCATCGAGCCATGTGCGAGGCGGTGGGGCTGCGTCCATCGCCGTTGAACGATTTTTACCCGAAGCTCAAGGCCAAGGTGCGATCGTGGAAAGCGCAGGCGCTGTGGAAAAAATTCGATGCACGTGCCGCACATCGTGTCTATGGCAAGGGCAATGCCTGTACTGGCACTCGTGTCCTGGTCATTGGCGCCGGGCCCTGTGGTCTGCGCACGGCCATTGAGGCGCAACTGCTGGGTGCCAAGGTGGTGGTGCTAGAGAAGCGCGATCGTATAACTCGCAACAATGTGCTGCATCTGTGGCCGTTTGTCATCACGGATCTGAGGAATCTAGGTGCCAAGAAGTTCTATGGCAAGTTCTGTGCGGGCTCCATTGACCACATCTCCATCAGGCAGTTGCAGTGCATGCTTCTCAAGGTGGCTCTGTTGCTGGGAGTTGAGATACACGAGGGTGTCGGCTTCGATCATCCCGTGGAGCCGAGCGGCGATGGCACCGGTTGGCATGCAGCGGTCACGCCAGCGGATCATGCGGTGTCAAACTATGAATTCGATGTACTGATCGGTGCCGATGGCAAGCGTAATATGCTTGATTTCAGACGCAAGGAGTTTCGCGGCAAGCTGGCCATTGCCATAACGGCCAATTTTATCAACAAAAAGACCGAGGCGGAGGCCAAGGTGGAGGAGATAAGCGGTGTGGCCTTTATATTCAATCAGGCCTTCTTCAAGGAGCTGTACAGTCGAACGGGCATTGATCTCGAAAACATTGTCTACTACAAGGATGAGACGCATTATTTTGTGATGACCGCCAAAAAGCACAGCCTGATCGATAAAGGTGTCATTATTGAGGACATGGCCGATCCCGCCGAGCTGCTAGCGCCCGCCAATGTGGACACCCAGAAGCTCCATGACTACGCACGCGAGGCTGCCGAATTCTCCACGCAATATCAAATGCCCAATTTGGAGTTTGCTGTGAATCATTATGGTAAGCCGGATGTGGCCATGTTCGATTTTACCTCCATGTTTGCTGCCGAGATGTCCTGCCGTGCTTTGGTACGTAAGGGCTGCCGACTACTTCAGTGCCTCGTGGGTGACAGTCTGCTGGAGCCTTTCTGGCCCACTGGATCGGGCTGTGCTCGTGGTTTTCTGTCTAGCATGGATGCTGCATATGCCATCAAGCTGTGGTCAAATCCGCAGAACAGCACCTTAGGCGTTCTGGCACAGCGTGAAAGCATCTACCGATTGCTTAATCAGACCACACCGGATACTCTGCAACGTGATATCAGCGCCTACACTGTGGATCCGGCCACACGATATCCGAACCTCAATCGCGAATCGGTGAATAGCTGGCAAGTAAAGCATCTTATTGACACCGATGATCCCTCAATACTGGAGCAGACTTTTATGGACACGCACGCGATCCAATTGCCACATGTCGAGACGCCGGGCAGACGCAAGCGTCGCAGTGGAG ATACTCTTCCACAAGGTGCCACTTTGCTACGCTGGATAAGCGCACAGCTGGCTGCCTTTCAGTTTGCCGCTGATCTCAAGGAGCCCTCGGATGTGTTTCGCAATGGCCGTGTGCTGTGCGCCCTAATCAATCG GTATCGACCCGATCTTATTGATTATGCTGCCACCAAGGACATGAGTCCGCTAGAGTGCAATGAGCTGGCTTTTGCCGTGCTGGAACGTGAGTTGCACATTGATCGCGTTATGAGCGCCAAGCAATCCCTCGAACTGACCGATGTTGAGTCGCGTATCTGGCTCAACTATATGGACCAAATCTGTGAGCTGTTTCGCGGCGAGATACCACACATTAAGCATCCCAAGATGGACTTTAGTGACCTGCGTCAAAAGTATCGCATCAATCATACGCACGCCCCGCCGGACTTCTCCAAGCTGCTGCAGACAAAGGCCAAGGCCAAGTCGCCCATGCAGGATGCCGTCGATGTACCCACAACTGTACAGCGACGCTCTGTGCTGGAGGAGGAGCGCGCCAAGCGACAACGCCGCCACGAGCAGCTCTTGAACAGTGGCGGCGTTGCCGCTGGCGCCGCTGCAGCCAGCAGCGCGGGTAGCAGCAACTTACAACAGG CTCAAAGTGATACGCCGCGTCGCTCGAAGAAACGTCGCCAGGCTGATAAAACGGCGAACATT GAGGAGCGCCAGCAGCGCCTGCAAGAGATCGAGGAGAATCGTCATGATCGCATGAGCAGGCGACGCCAGCAGCGTTTCCATCAGACGCAGAATTTCTACAAGAgtctgcaactgctgcaggcGGGCAAATTACTGCGCGAGGGCGATGGTGTAGCTGAGGGCGTGGCCGAGGATGGCACACCCTTTGAGGACTATTCAATATTCCTGTATCGGCAGCAGGCACCCGTATTTAACGATCGCGTCAAGGAGCTTGAACGCAAGCTTCTGTTTCCC GATCGCGAACGTGGTGACATACCCTCAGCGGTGCCACGGAATGCTGCCGATGAGCAGTTCAGCGATCGCATCAAGAACATGGAGCAGCGCATGACGGCACGCGCTGGACATGGCAGTGATAAGAAACCCAAAGATCTGATGCGTGCCATTGGCAAGATCGATTCGACTGATTGGAATGTGCGCGAAATCGAAAAAAAGATTGAGTTGTCTAAGAAGACCGAAATACATGGGCCAAAAGGGCGCGAGAAGGTGCCCAAATGGAGCAAAGAGCAGTTCCAAGCGCGTCAGCACAAAATGTCCAAGCCGCAGCGACAGGATTCGCGCGAGGCCGAAAAGTTCAAGGAGATCGATACGACGCTCAAGAATCTGGATAAACAGCTCAAGGAGGGACACAATCTAGACGTGGGGGAGCGCGGACGCAATAAGGTCGCCTCCATTGCTGGACAATTCGTCAAAAAGGATGAAACCAATTCGGATGAGAAGAATGCCAGCAGCAATGccaccaccaacaccaacaacactGTCATACCAAAATCT AGCTCTAAGGTGGCGCTGGCCTTTAAGAAGCAGGCCGCCTCCGAGAAGTGCCGCTTCTGCAAGCAAACTGTTTATCTTATGGAGAAGACCACCGTCGAGGGTCTGGTGCTGCATCGCAATTGCCTTAAGTGTCATCACTGCCACACCAATCTGCGTCTGGGCGGCTATGCCTTTGATCGGGATGATCCGCAGGGTCGCTTCTATTGCACACAACATTTCCGTCTGCCGCCCAAACCCATGCCGCAGCGCGTAAGCAAAGCGAGG AGATCCGCTGCTGCACAGCCTGTTTCACCTGCCGCACAGCAAACCCCAGCAGCtggcgccgccgctgccgctgatgCCGTACAGGCCATGGATACTACGCCGGCAAGAGACCAAGTGGATTTGTTGGAAACCTCAAGAGCCCCTGCCTCGGCCGATGCTATGTCTGATGATGAGGCCAATGTTATTGACGAGCACGAGTGGTCTGGACGCAATTTTCTGCCTGAATCTAACAACGACTCACAGTCGGAGTTGTCCAGTTCAGATGAGTCCGACACAGAGTCCGACTCGGAGATGTTCGAGGAAGCTGACGATTCGCCATTTGGTGCCCAGACCCTGCAGTTGGCATCAGATTGGATTGGCAAACAGTATTGTGAGGATAGCGATGATTCTGACGATTTCTACGATTCTAGTGAAGGCATCGCGG ATGATGGTAAGGACGATACCGAGGGTGAGGAGTTCAAGAAAGCACGGGAGCTGCGCCGCGAGGAAGTACGCCTACAGCCATTGCCCGTCAATTTGCCCACGGATACCGAAACGGAG AAGCTCAAGTTGAATGTAGAGAATAAAGAAAACGTGGAACGAGGTTCCATCAAATCAGCCAACTCCTTTGAGTCGGCCCAAAGTCAGCCGAGCACGCCAGTTGCACCACCCACACGTGCTCAAGTGGAGCAGCTGGAGCGGAATGCGCCGCGAAAATTTAGCAGCGAGATCGAAGCAATTAGCGAAAAGCTATATCACCTGAACAATATGGTCAAAATGAACAAGGATCTGGAAGTGCTTGCTAAGGAAAATCTGGTGAAGAGCGACATATTGCGCAAACTAACGCTTAAGGAGAAATGGTTAGCCGAGAATGCGGCCATAGCTGCTGGCATGGCCAGTCCCATGAAGACGCCAAtagcggctgcagctgcaacagctacTGCACCACCCAAATCCAAGTTTgatgaaaaatatgaaaaggtTGTCAGTCCGCCACAAGCTGTGGTTGAGCCCAAACCCAAGCCCGTCATTGATTTTAATCTGGAGGAATTGAAGCCACGCAAACCCAACTTTGAAGAGCGACCCAAGGAGCTGCTAAAAAAACCAGAAAGTCTAAAGAAGCCGGCGCAGCTGAGTCCCAAGCCGGAGCGCAAAAGCAGCGCCAATGTGAGCCGCTCCAGCAGCATGAAAAGCAATGCTAGTTCCAAGTCCAGTCCGCGTCCGAGAAAGAAGGTACCCCTGCCCAATGACAACAGAATGCAAATCGAGCGTATTCTGGGCACAGTTAAAAAACTACAACGACAGCACAGCAGCGACCAGGATGAGGAAATGGATATAGATGacgatgctgatgctgattcACAAACCAACACACAAATGAGCAGCAAGCTTAAGGAAATTGGTGCCAGTAGCTTTGCGGGTACAATGGATCATATCAAATCACAGCTGGTAATGCCCACGGTGCATACAGCAAACGTGGATCTTTCCAAATATTTTCCCAATCAAAAGGAGGAGAAGAGCAGCTCAGGCAACACAAATAAGAATCAGAAAACCTTGAAGGATGTGGATCTGGCCAAGTATTTTCCTAGCAGCCCGGCGCCGCAACGACGCGCCGTTGATACTGTTGCAGAGCGACTAAAAAAATCGCAAACTGAGGCATCTATACCGCAGTCGCAGGTAGCACAAGAGCCCAAAGATGCGCACTCTAAGACAGAGACCAAGACAAAGCCTGTGCCACCCAAGCGGCAGGCATCATTGAATACTTTCAGTCTGCGCGACCATCAGCTGGATGGCGCGCTAGATTTgagcaagaaaaaaacaccTGTTAAGGTGGCTACCGTATCAAAAACTCCATCCAAGACCACAAGTGCAACGACCTTAGCCAAGGCCACAACCACGCCCAAgggtaaaataaaaatcattaaaaaaattgtgcCCAAAGGCACCAAGGCCAAGaaagcagcggctgctgcagcagctgcagttggcCCGGAAAGTAAGCCAGAGAAGCAGCCGCCACGCGATGAAGCTGAACGCATACTGGACGAGATTTTAGCCGACGGTGAGTCTCGTTCGCCCAGCTCCGATTATCAAAAACTCTTCAATGATGAAAAGTCACCCAGTGATCTCTCGGATAAGATCGAACGTATACTTGAAGAAACGGGCCTTGATCTTGAGCTGGGCTTGCCCCGGCGCAATAGCAAGAAGCTATTGAAAACCAAGTCACTCGGCGAGGGCGACTTTGATTTACAGCCCAAGCGACTAAGTGGCGTGCAAAACATACTCAAGCGCTTCGAATCAATGAGTTCCGTCAACTCGCAGCAAAGCGATGAGCAGGCATCCTTCAAGCTGCGTCGCATGGAGTCCAGCACCAGCAATATGAGCAGTCTAAACCGCTCTCGTGAATCCCTGGTCTCTGCCAGCGATTCCATGAGTGATCTGGAGAGAACTATGGACTATTTGCGCAATGAATGGCGCAACGAGGCAACCAATTTCCTGCAAAAGAAACGCGATAGATTTTTTGCGCAAAAAGAggaacagcaaaagcagctgGAGATAAAACCAGAGCCAGCTCGGGGACATGAGCTGCCCGTGCAATATCGCGACTCCAAGCTGGCCAAGTTCTTTGGTCTGGCGTCCCGCAAATCGCCTGAAAAGCGCAAATCACCcattaaaaaggaaaaatcgCCCAGCAAAAAGAGAACCTCACCgaataaaagccaaaagacAGCTAAGGCTAATAATTCACTAGAAGAGCTCGCTAAGATTAGCAATGCCCGACAGGCAAAGCAAGCGCAAAAGTCGCCAGCAAAAGTCGCCGGGGGGACTGTTAATAAAATTGAACGCAAGATCGAAGTGAGACCCGCAAAGCCAGCCACTCCTGTTCCGGATGACTTCGAGATTTTGGACTTGCTGGATAAAGCCACAGCGGCCAAGGAGCTGGAGCGCTCCCAAACAAAAAGTCCACTCGTAGAAGAGGTTCCACAGCAAACAATTAACGAAGCCGTTAACATAGAAACAGAGACTCCGCCGACGCGTCCTGTGGTCGAGGATATTAAAAACTTGCCCAAGACTGGCTGCGATAAATCGTTAAACAGTTCCCGGCGTGGTTCTCAGTCCAGCCTTGTGCTCTCGCGACGTCAATCGGATATTTCTTTGACCGAAAAACTAAACCTGGATGCTTTGGAGGCACTACACAGCATCGAGATGGAGCGCAATGTGGAGCATGTAGATGAGGTCTTTCAGAGTATGGTCGAGGCAATGGACCAAACGCCAGACAATGTTGTGGATGACGATGTGGATGCCGACTCGTTGTGCACTACCATCAGCAAGAGTCCCAGCGCCCAACCCATTACGGTGGTCAAGCGTGGCAGCTCCGAGGAGCAGAGCATCGAAAAGCTGTTTGGCAACTTTTCCGATGAAATGCTCGTGAATGTGGAGTTTGATTCCAATGATGAACTAATCGGTATAACGCCAAGTGTCAACCCGATTGCCGGCAGCTCCGAGGAACGTGATATTGTTGACAAACTAGATTCACTAGAGCGCGATGAAATACCCATGAGCAGGATGGAGGAACCTAATCGGTttataaacaaagaaaatgcTGGGGTGGACGAGGTGGATAGCGCTCATTTTCCGGCACGCCCACAACGCAGACAAAAAAGCAGCTCTTCGTCCAGTGAACCTACTCTGCCAGTTGCACCACAACGTCTGAAAAAGAAATTGGCCAAGTTGGATCCAGAAAACATGCCGCCTTCGGTGCAGGATTTGCTACAACAACTGCACGTAAAAACGCTGCAGCCGGAGAAGGAAAAGCTGCAGTCTGGAGCTGCTGAAGAAACGCTTAAATTCCCAAGACTTCTTCAAGAAGAGGATGTGGTCGATCATGTAGAGAAGGAGACACCTAAGCCCAAAGAAAATGGCTTAAATAAAGTCAAGTCAGGTCGAATACCAGAGATTCTAATCGAACAGCCACAATCTTCGCTCACGAAATCCGCTGGGAGccaaaataattcaataaaaagcGAAAACTCTTCCCACAGTAGTCTCAATGAGGCACCAAAGCTTGTAACGCCGCCAAAAGTGCGCAGCAAGGAGAATTCGCTCGACTGGGATATGGAGAAGCTGCCCGCCTCACCCATGCCCCGTCGCAAACAGCCCCTGATACCAACCAGCAAGGAGGGCTCTTTGGAATGGGACATGGAAAAGTTGCCCAACAGCCCAATGGCGCCGCGCCGTCGCTTACCCACAAGCAAACAATACGATGTCTCTCCCAGCAGCTCCATTCAGCTGCTCAATAATCTTTCTAGCCTTGATGACGATGCGGAGCGGGCGGAGGAGCGCCTTATCCAAGAATTTGAGCGGGAACGCCGTCAGGCGCTATTAAAACGCGATGAGAGCTttgaagcagcagctgccgagCAGCGTCGTCGCGATTcgcagcagagcagcagcaactccaGCGGTAACAACTCCAACGGCAAGCGTAATCTGCCGCCACCTACGCCTCCACAGACAAGCGTTAGACGTGGTACCACGCAGGCTAGCAGCAGCCGGCGGGAGTCCACCAAGCGAGAGGGCACGCCTCCCATGTTTAAGAAATTAGATTTGGGTGACGACAGCAACTCGACGATAGGCTCCACGTCGGCATCCACGCGACGCAgctcatttgcatttatagAATTACAGGATAATAAGCCGGTGATTGTGCCCATGCCTAAGAAGCTACACCTGCCCAAGCTGGAGGCACCAAAATATGTGCCCGAAGTAAGTGCTGACGATGAGCCAGTGCCGGAAGTCTTTAAGGATCGTGTCTGGCCAAATCAACACATTACAGGAGTGCATCCAGACAGCGAGGACGAAGATGAAGAGCAAGAACTGAAGAATAAATTGCCCGAGTATGCACGTTCCGACTCGCCGCCCTGTGCTGCCTTTGAGAATCGTCAGTGGCCCGATGGCAAAACCATTTTCGAGCAGAGCCAACGCAGCGATTCGCTTGAGGCAGATGATGTGCTCAGCTTACTGAAATCTAAGCGAAGTAGCAACAAGAGATTCAATAACAAGCCACGCTCACAGTCACCACAGCCTTTTAAGCCACTGGCAGCCAGTTCTCGCCAGGAATCCAAATCCTTTAGTGATCTCAAAACTGGAGCGCCTGCGTCTGCGTCCATGCAATCACTATCAGCAAGGTCCAGTCAGGACACAGATACGCGCTCGACCACAGCAACGGTGGCTACCTCGCGTCCATTGAGCTATGTCAACTACGATGAGTCGGTGGATGCCAGCATGCGTGCACTGCTCGATCGTAGCAAGCGGCTCCACAATCGCAAACGCGACTTTGTCAACGAGCGCGTCGTGGAGCGAAATCCCTATATGCGTGATGTCATACGTAGCACGGAGCGGACTAAGGACTATGACTTTGAGCCGGACGAGGAGCTGTCTAGCTATCGACCCCGTCACTATACCAGCAGCATGCCAGCAAAGGCTACGCCAACAACGAGTCGCTTTCCCAGCTCCATCTCCAACTATGCGCGCAGTCCAGCGCCACGCAGCACCTATGATTACCTCAGCAATGTGGGAAACAGCAGCGACTACCTCAGCCGAAGACCCTACTCTGCATTGGGTCCAACAAGTACATCTAGCTTTTATCCGagtacagcagcaacaagcagcaCACATCTCACCGATCTGTTTAGGCGACGCAGTCCCGCCTCCATGTCCAGCTACGGGCGCAGCGATTACGGCCTGCCCGCCAGCAAAGAGTC AAGACGTCTCAACTATTATCTATACTGA